In the genome of Flavobacterium panacagri, one region contains:
- a CDS encoding GH92 family glycosyl hydrolase, producing the protein MLSLFLMLSYFNEAYAQKKSDNLKNLIQYVDPMIGTARMGHTYPGATVPFGSVQLSPETDTIAYSLNGKYNGEVYKYCAGYQYEDKTIVGFSHTHFSGTGHSDLGDFLIMPTTGKLQLNPGVASKPLSGYRSAFSHATEKAEPAYYSVFLEDHKIKAELTATTRVGMHQYTFPKSDDAHIILDLTSGIYNYDKKNVWTFVRIENDTLITGYRQTNGWARTRTVYFAMSFSKPIKSYGQAAQEKSVYRGFWGRFDQTKNFPEMAGQNLKLFFDFDTNEAEKIKIKMALSPVSSAGALENMKKETPDWDFEKVKKQSQEIWNKELNKIQVETIQKEDLVNFYTAMYHAFLGPTEYMDLDRNYKGLDMNVHKAENFTNYTSYSLWDTYRALHPFFNIVQARRNADMVSSMLAHSDQSVHKMLPIWAHYANENWCMIGYHSVSVVADAIVKGNISFDAEKALQACVNTAKVPYYDGLEYYMKQGYVPEDKNGASVSKTLEYAYDDWAIAQAAKKLGKTDIYNEFIKRAENYKNVYDAKTGFMRPKLADGTFKKEFDPLDTHGQGFIEGNSWNYSLYVPHNPSEMIKMMGGNDHFKVRLDSLFNMHLPDKYFENTEDITRDGIIGNYVHGNEPSHHVVYLYNWTDSPWKAQDKIRMILKKMYRNGADGLGGNDDFGQMSAWYIFSSLGFYPVAPGSDEYALGSPLVKKGTFNLENGKSFEVETVNQSDKNVFVSKVLLNGKQLDRPFLKHADVMNGGKITFYMSGKPNKKGY; encoded by the coding sequence ATGTTGTCTCTGTTTTTAATGTTGAGTTATTTTAATGAAGCTTATGCACAAAAAAAATCAGATAATCTTAAAAATCTAATTCAGTATGTTGATCCAATGATTGGAACGGCAAGAATGGGACATACTTATCCTGGTGCAACCGTACCTTTTGGAAGCGTACAGTTAAGCCCAGAAACCGATACGATTGCTTACAGCTTAAACGGAAAGTATAATGGCGAAGTTTATAAATATTGTGCTGGTTATCAGTATGAAGATAAAACAATCGTAGGGTTCAGCCACACGCATTTCAGCGGAACAGGACATTCTGATTTAGGTGATTTTTTAATTATGCCGACAACGGGAAAATTACAACTAAATCCAGGTGTTGCTTCGAAACCTTTATCAGGTTATAGATCGGCATTTTCACATGCAACAGAAAAAGCAGAACCAGCGTATTACAGCGTTTTTTTAGAAGATCATAAAATCAAAGCAGAATTGACGGCAACAACCCGCGTTGGAATGCATCAATATACTTTTCCAAAGTCTGATGACGCACATATCATTTTGGATTTAACTTCTGGAATTTACAACTATGACAAAAAGAATGTTTGGACTTTTGTTCGAATAGAAAATGACACTTTGATTACAGGCTATCGCCAGACCAATGGATGGGCTAGAACCCGAACTGTTTATTTTGCCATGTCTTTCAGTAAACCAATCAAAAGCTACGGACAAGCGGCACAGGAAAAAAGCGTGTACAGAGGTTTTTGGGGAAGATTTGACCAAACCAAAAATTTCCCAGAAATGGCAGGGCAAAACTTAAAATTGTTTTTTGATTTTGATACTAATGAAGCGGAAAAAATCAAAATAAAAATGGCTTTGTCTCCAGTGAGTTCTGCAGGAGCTTTAGAAAATATGAAAAAAGAAACTCCTGATTGGGATTTTGAAAAAGTAAAAAAACAAAGTCAGGAAATCTGGAACAAAGAACTGAATAAAATTCAGGTAGAAACAATTCAAAAAGAAGATTTGGTTAATTTCTACACTGCGATGTATCATGCATTTCTCGGCCCTACAGAATACATGGATTTAGACCGAAATTATAAAGGTTTGGACATGAATGTTCACAAAGCAGAAAACTTTACCAATTATACCAGTTATTCGCTTTGGGATACGTATCGTGCTTTGCATCCTTTCTTTAATATTGTCCAGGCAAGACGAAATGCAGATATGGTTAGTTCAATGCTGGCACATTCTGATCAGAGCGTACATAAAATGTTGCCAATCTGGGCGCATTATGCTAATGAAAACTGGTGTATGATTGGATATCATTCTGTTTCTGTTGTTGCAGATGCTATCGTAAAAGGCAATATTAGTTTTGATGCAGAAAAAGCACTTCAAGCTTGTGTCAATACGGCAAAAGTTCCGTATTACGACGGATTAGAATATTATATGAAACAAGGTTACGTTCCAGAAGACAAAAACGGAGCTTCGGTTTCTAAAACTTTAGAATATGCTTATGATGACTGGGCAATTGCGCAAGCAGCAAAGAAACTGGGGAAAACAGATATTTATAATGAATTCATTAAAAGAGCTGAAAACTATAAAAACGTTTATGACGCGAAAACGGGTTTTATGCGTCCAAAATTAGCTGATGGAACTTTTAAAAAAGAGTTTGATCCGCTTGATACGCATGGACAAGGTTTTATTGAAGGGAATTCGTGGAATTACAGTTTGTACGTTCCTCATAATCCATCAGAAATGATTAAGATGATGGGAGGAAACGATCATTTTAAAGTTCGTTTAGATTCGTTGTTCAATATGCATCTTCCGGATAAATATTTTGAAAATACAGAAGACATTACAAGAGACGGAATCATTGGAAATTACGTTCACGGAAACGAACCTTCTCACCACGTTGTATATTTATACAATTGGACAGATTCGCCATGGAAAGCGCAAGATAAAATCAGAATGATTTTGAAAAAAATGTATCGTAACGGAGCAGATGGTTTAGGCGGCAATGATGATTTTGGACAAATGAGTGCTTGGTATATTTTCAGTAGTTTAGGATTTTATCCTGTTGCACCAGGTTCTGATGAATATGCTTTGGGAAGTCCGCTGGTAAAGAAAGGAACTTTCAATTTAGAAAATGGAAAAAGCTTTGAAGTCGAAACGGTAAATCAGTCTGATAAAAATGTATTTGTGAGTAAAGTACTTTTGAATGGAAAACAATTGGATAGGCCATTTTTAAAACATGCAGATGTAATGAATGGTGGAAAAATTACATTTTATATGAGTGGAAAACCTAACAAAAAAGGATATTAG